Within the Luteitalea sp. genome, the region GGCGGTCCGCGGGGACCACTGCCACGCCGTCACCGTCGCCGACGACGAGATCGCCCTGCCGGACGACCGCGTCCCCGACCGAGACCGGCCCTCGCAGCTCGCCGGGCCCGGTCCGGTACGGGCCGACATGGGTGAACCCCCGCGCGAAGACGGGGACGCTGCCGGCGGCGATGTCCTCGCCGTCGCGGATGACCCCATCGATCACGAGACCGCCGACCCCCTGAGCGACCGCGTGGCGGTAGACGATCTCGCCGACGACCGCACGGTTGGTGACGGC harbors:
- a CDS encoding RraA family protein; protein product: MTSADLGILAGPAFTVRTRPGDNLAIYKAIELARDGEILVVDAGAVTNRAVVGEIVYRHAVAQGVGGLVIDGVIRDGEDIAAGSVPVFARGFTHVGPYRTGPGELRGPVSVGDAVVRQGDLVVGDGDGVAVVPADRLERVIKDGERQIEREQEMLRLADEGKLDMSWLDDKLDIEWVDAAHA